In Amia ocellicauda isolate fAmiCal2 chromosome 5, fAmiCal2.hap1, whole genome shotgun sequence, a genomic segment contains:
- the LOC136750384 gene encoding NADH-cytochrome b5 reductase 3, translating into MSFIIRLIHNSLAAIRDFILSLFFKKRPAITLEDPNIKYTLRLVDKEIISHDTRKFRFELPSAEHVLGLPIGQHIYLSARIDGSLVVRPYTPVSSDDDKGFVDLVVKIYYKNVNPKFPEGGKMSQYMESLRTGDTIDFRGPSGLLVYKGKGTFAIRPDKKSEPEIKIAKQLGMIAGGTGITPMLQIIRAIMKDPKDKTVCSLLFANQTEKDILLRPELEELQVNHPDRFKLWFTLDKAPEGWEYSQGFISEDMIKSHLPAPGEDTLILMCGPPPMIQFACNPNLDKVGHANGRRFTF; encoded by the exons TTAATTCACAACAGTTTGGCTGCCATTCGTGACTTCATCTTAAGCCTTTTCTTTAAAAAGCGACCAGCCATAACCCTCGAGGACCCCAATATCAAGTACACCTTACGGCTGGTAGACAAAGAA ATTATAAGTCACGACACCAGGAAGTTCCGCTTTGAATTGCCATCTGCGGAACATGTACTAGGGCTTCCTATTG GGCAGCACATTTACCTGTCTGCCAGGATCGATGGGAGTCTCGTAGTGAGGCCATACACACCAGTGTCCAGTGATGATGACAAAGGTTTTGTAGACCTGGTGGTGAAG atttattacaaaaatgtCAACCCCAAGTTCCCCGAGGGAGGGAAGATGTCTCAGTACATGGAAAGCCTCCGAACTGGTGACACTATTGACTTCAGAGGCCCAAGCGGACTGCTTGTGTACAAAGGAAAAG GAACATTTGCCATTCGGCCTGACAAGAAATCCGAGCCAGAGATCAAGATTGCGAAACAGCTAGGAATGATAGCTGGTGGGACTG ggATTACACCCATGCTGCAGATTATCCGGGCAATCATGAAGGATCCGAAGGATAAGACCGTCTGCTCCTTGTTGTTTGCAAACCAG ACTGAGAAGGACATTTTACTgcgcccagagctggaggaacTCCAGGTTAACCACCCTGATCGCTTCAAGCTGTGGTTCACCCTGGACAAGGCTCCGGAAG gcTGGGAATACAGCCAAGGGTTTATCAGCGAGGACATGATTAAAAGCCACTTGCCAGCCCCTGGGGAGGACACTCTCATCCTGATGTGTGGACCTCCTCCCATGATCCAGTTTGCCTGCAACCCTAATCTGGATAAAGTAGGCCACGCCAACGGCAGGAGATTCACGTTTTAA
- the LOC136750385 gene encoding rab15 effector protein-like: protein MGQVKSQEPVQDSKPDVLWDVFCQGVVHASQRLKEYLGFEDPQNKLQPSTETLNEVFLVNFISYCVEKGVEEHITTSTMTRQQRLLFGVDWVWTILGPDKNVKIQFPVQTAQMSDQAVRREMQDLEKTCEDVGELARADSQFRKKSNYEKLDEFCSLVGKDCVGMFIVFGVPGKTREIRGALLESVKSRKGKNGLRGDLKVKDFFQTTDTFVSTREMLECCSKNNGVRDLSNSYINFL, encoded by the coding sequence ATGGGACAGGTAAAGTCTCAGGAGCCCGTGCAGGATTCCAAGCCGGACGTTTTGTGGGATGTCTTCTGCCAAGGCGTGGTGCATGCATCTCAGAGGCTCAAGGAATACCTCGGCTTCGAAGACCCTCAGAACAAGCTGCAGCCCAGCACCGAGACACTGAACGAGGTCTTCTTGGTCAACTTCATCTCCTACTGTGTGGAGAAAGGTGTGGAAGAACACATCACCACCAGCACCATGACCAGGCAGCAGCGCCTCCTGTTTGGCGTGGACTGGGTCTGGACCATCCTCGGACCAGACAAGAATGTGAAGATCCAGTTCCCGGTACAGACTGCTCAGATGTCCGATCAGGCTGTGAGGAGAGAGATGCAGGATCTGGAGAAGACATGTGAGGATGTGGGGGAGCTTGCCAGGGCTGATTCTCAGTTTAGAAAAAAGAGCAACTATGAGAAACTGGATGAGTTTTGCTCCCTGGTGGGAAAGGACTGCGTGGGCATGTTCATTGTGTTCGGAGTGCCGGGGAAGACTAGGGAGATCAGAGGGGCGCTGCTGGAGAGTGTGAAAAGCAGGAAGGGTAAGAATGGTCTCAGAGGAGACCTCAAGGTGAAGGATTTCTTTCAGACGACTGACACTTTCGTCTCCACCAGGGAGATGCTGGAATGCTGCTCTAAGAACAATGGTGTTAGGGATCTGAGCAACTCTTACATCAATTTTCTCTAG